The Candidatus Limnocylindrales bacterium genome has a segment encoding these proteins:
- a CDS encoding pyridoxal phosphate-dependent aminotransferase, whose product MMRLSQRASAIKPSSTLEITTLAKKMRAEGIDVIGFGAGEPDFDTPSNVKEAAIRAIQEGFTKYTPVPGIDELRAAIAKKLEKDNNLIYRPSEVIVSCGAKHVLFNAIMALFEEGDEVIVASPYWETFLEQIQLMGATPVIVYTDESTDFQVTRELLETAITKKTKGLILNTPCNPTGAVIDREHLKAIAALAVEKNIYVISDETYEKLVYEDAEHVSIASLNPEIKELTLTVGALSKSYSMTGWRIGYAAGPAEVIKAMVNLQSQSTSNPTSIAQKAALEALTGPQEALSEMRLEFLRRRNYIVQELNTIPGISCLKPKGAFYVFPKVSSLYGRTYQGRTISNSKDLASYLLAEARVAVVPGSAFGSDQHVRLSYALSMEHIREGLHRIKEAIGKLL is encoded by the coding sequence ATGATGCGATTATCTCAACGTGCCAGTGCCATAAAGCCGTCTTCAACCTTGGAAATTACCACCTTAGCTAAGAAAATGCGAGCCGAAGGGATTGATGTCATCGGATTTGGTGCGGGTGAGCCGGATTTTGATACCCCTTCCAATGTAAAAGAAGCAGCCATTCGAGCTATTCAAGAGGGTTTTACAAAATACACCCCGGTTCCGGGTATTGACGAACTGAGGGCCGCCATTGCTAAGAAACTTGAAAAGGACAATAACCTGATTTATCGACCTTCTGAAGTAATTGTTTCTTGTGGAGCTAAACATGTTCTTTTCAATGCCATCATGGCCCTGTTTGAGGAAGGGGATGAAGTGATCGTGGCTTCTCCTTATTGGGAAACCTTCTTAGAGCAAATACAGCTCATGGGAGCTACACCGGTGATTGTTTACACAGATGAGTCGACCGATTTTCAAGTCACCCGGGAACTTCTAGAAACAGCCATAACAAAAAAAACCAAAGGTCTGATTCTCAATACGCCCTGCAATCCCACGGGAGCAGTTATAGACCGTGAGCATTTAAAGGCCATAGCCGCTCTGGCCGTAGAAAAAAATATCTATGTAATTTCTGATGAGACGTATGAAAAACTGGTTTATGAGGATGCCGAACACGTAAGCATTGCATCCTTAAATCCAGAAATTAAAGAACTGACCCTTACCGTCGGAGCCTTATCTAAGTCCTATTCCATGACAGGATGGAGAATCGGCTATGCAGCGGGTCCTGCCGAAGTGATCAAAGCCATGGTTAATCTTCAGAGTCAGAGTACCTCTAATCCTACTTCCATTGCCCAAAAAGCAGCCTTGGAAGCCCTTACAGGACCTCAGGAGGCTCTCAGCGAGATGCGCCTGGAGTTTTTGAGAAGGAGGAATTATATCGTTCAGGAATTAAACACGATCCCTGGAATTTCTTGCTTAAAACCCAAGGGAGCTTTCTATGTGTTTCCCAAGGTATCCAGCCTTTATGGAAGGACCTACCAGGGACGTACCATCTCCAACTCTAAGGATCTGGCATCTTATTTGCTAGCTGAAGCCAGGGTAGCAGTGGTTCCCGGTTCGGCCTTTGGTTCCGATCAGCACGTGAGATTATCCTATGCTTTATCCATGGAACACATCCGGGAAGGATTACATCGGATAAAAGAAGCTATTGGGAAACTCCTCTAA
- a CDS encoding ATP-binding protein, with amino-acid sequence MKRKEHLLLKACIPERYMQCSLENYNPQPYPDCDASIGRAKVLVEQFVKEYPARKIGLLFMGGCGVGKTHLAVAAIKYLILEKGIPCLFYDFRNLIKELQNSYSRDSEYSESDILEPVLSREVLVLDELGAKVMSPWIRDIFTHILIQRYNNNLVTLITSNWMDEEDRGIQEETLEDRIGYRLRSRLYEMCKTIVIKGKDYRKFREIRN; translated from the coding sequence ATGAAGAGGAAAGAACATCTTCTTCTAAAAGCCTGTATTCCGGAGAGATATATGCAATGCTCTCTGGAAAATTATAACCCACAGCCCTACCCGGATTGTGATGCCTCCATAGGTCGTGCCAAAGTTCTGGTTGAGCAATTTGTAAAAGAATATCCGGCCCGGAAAATAGGATTGTTATTCATGGGAGGTTGTGGAGTCGGCAAAACCCATCTGGCGGTAGCCGCCATTAAATATCTCATTCTTGAAAAAGGCATCCCTTGTCTGTTCTACGATTTCAGAAACCTCATAAAGGAGCTGCAGAATTCTTATTCCCGAGACTCTGAGTATTCGGAGTCAGACATTCTAGAGCCTGTACTATCCAGAGAAGTCCTTGTGTTAGATGAATTGGGGGCCAAAGTTATGAGTCCCTGGATACGGGATATCTTTACGCATATTCTCATTCAAAGGTACAATAACAATCTGGTTACTCTGATCACCTCTAACTGGATGGACGAAGAGGATAGAGGAATCCAGGAAGAAACCTTAGAGGATCGTATTGGCTATCGGCTACGGTCCAGACTCTATGAAATGTGCAAAACCATCGTGATAAAAGGGAAGGATTATAGAAAGTTTCGTGAGATTCGGAATTGA
- a CDS encoding HAMP domain-containing protein, with the protein MLEKIKDFSLSAKLASLIVIALLLYGFCIFFLLSYLLDQKFNSVYPTVRGMMVAQMVAHNLANTSLNGSSMTKSQIQQTLNSYDPYKRYGLFYIIVQNDKNEVVATTLETTPSPELIKANELTQGKEIQNRRFKSGDNTIQDVAVPIGDSQQPKGVVRAGVLEQSGSETGWEIIKEGKIHEVLNPLLWGIFTGAIVIGSLLMLFFSKIIVQRVQYLIDVADKMSFGDLDVKIVPGPKDELGILGETLESMRANLKDAIERLKKRKQ; encoded by the coding sequence ATGCTTGAGAAGATCAAGGATTTTAGTCTTTCGGCTAAACTGGCCTCTCTGATTGTAATTGCGTTACTCCTTTACGGTTTTTGTATTTTTTTCCTGTTGAGTTATCTACTTGATCAGAAATTTAATAGTGTTTATCCTACCGTTCGAGGAATGATGGTCGCCCAGATGGTAGCCCATAATCTGGCCAATACTTCATTAAACGGAAGCAGTATGACTAAAAGTCAGATCCAGCAGACTTTAAATTCTTATGATCCATATAAAAGATACGGACTCTTCTATATCATTGTGCAAAATGATAAAAATGAGGTGGTGGCCACCACGTTAGAAACGACCCCCTCTCCGGAACTGATTAAAGCAAATGAACTGACCCAGGGAAAAGAAATACAAAACAGGCGGTTTAAGTCGGGGGATAACACCATCCAGGACGTTGCCGTACCTATTGGGGATTCCCAACAACCTAAAGGAGTTGTTCGAGCCGGGGTCCTGGAGCAGAGTGGAAGTGAAACAGGTTGGGAAATAATCAAAGAGGGAAAAATCCATGAGGTTTTGAATCCTCTTCTATGGGGAATTTTTACCGGAGCTATTGTGATAGGCTCCCTTCTGATGCTTTTCTTTTCTAAGATTATCGTGCAACGTGTTCAGTACCTGATTGATGTCGCAGACAAAATGAGTTTTGGAGATTTGGATGTGAAGATCGTTCCAGGTCCTAAGGATGAACTGGGAATATTGGGGGAAACTTTAGAAAGTATGCGGGCCAATCTCAAAGACGCCATCGAAAGACTTAAAAAGCGAAAACAGTAA
- a CDS encoding roadblock/LC7 domain-containing protein: MPKKIDGSKITILSSEQYEAIKKCLGELYSKTKANAVLFADIAGQLIGERGDTSHINTTVLAALAAADFSATAEMAKLVGEEARFKLLFHEGEKNNVYLTNVGDEYFLIIIFQSNVALGMVRVYTKKAVEALDKIIKEGGSSKTVTDIIDDDFGELLANELDSSFKE; encoded by the coding sequence ATGCCGAAAAAGATAGATGGAAGTAAAATTACCATATTATCCTCTGAACAGTATGAAGCCATTAAAAAGTGTTTAGGAGAACTTTACTCCAAGACCAAGGCAAATGCGGTTCTTTTTGCCGATATAGCCGGTCAGCTTATAGGTGAGCGGGGAGATACCTCCCATATTAATACAACGGTTCTGGCCGCTTTGGCTGCAGCCGATTTTTCGGCCACTGCGGAAATGGCCAAATTGGTCGGAGAAGAAGCCCGATTTAAGCTTCTCTTCCATGAGGGGGAAAAGAATAATGTCTACCTTACCAATGTCGGAGATGAGTATTTTTTGATTATCATTTTTCAATCTAATGTGGCTTTGGGGATGGTAAGGGTTTATACCAAAAAAGCGGTCGAAGCCCTGGATAAGATCATCAAAGAGGGGGGTAGCAGTAAAACTGTTACAGATATTATTGATGATGATTTTGGAGAACTCCTGGCAAATGAGTTAGATAGCTCATTTAAAGAGTAA
- a CDS encoding GTPase domain-containing protein — protein sequence MYINWALQQINLKIVYYGPGVSGKTTNLLYIHSKVAPELKGELVSLQTQEDRTIFFDFLQLEVGKIKGKKPKFNLYTVPGQVYYAYSRKVILNGVDGVVFVADSQFDRLEANLETLNDLENNLKQDGHKMDEFPWVIQYNKRDLPNVAPIPYLQLKLNKYNVPYFEAVANKGIGVFETLKAVINLVVANVRKKL from the coding sequence ATGTATATTAACTGGGCTTTACAGCAAATCAATCTGAAGATCGTTTATTATGGCCCCGGTGTCAGTGGAAAAACCACCAATTTGCTTTATATTCACTCTAAAGTGGCTCCAGAACTTAAAGGAGAGCTCGTTTCCCTTCAAACCCAAGAAGACCGTACCATCTTTTTTGACTTCCTCCAACTGGAGGTAGGTAAAATAAAAGGGAAAAAACCAAAATTCAATTTATATACCGTCCCAGGTCAGGTGTATTATGCTTATAGTCGAAAGGTCATCCTAAATGGAGTGGATGGGGTGGTATTTGTAGCCGATTCTCAATTCGATCGACTGGAAGCCAATCTTGAAACCCTGAACGATCTGGAGAATAATTTGAAACAGGATGGACATAAGATGGATGAGTTTCCTTGGGTTATTCAATACAACAAGCGAGATCTTCCCAATGTAGCCCCTATTCCTTATTTACAACTCAAACTGAATAAATATAACGTTCCCTATTTTGAAGCGGTGGCCAATAAAGGGATCGGAGTTTTTGAAACCCTTAAGGCAGTCATTAACCTGGTAGTGGCTAACGTCAGGAAAAAACTCTGA
- a CDS encoding histidine triad nucleotide-binding protein, which translates to MRRCIFCQIVKKELPSTVVYEDDQVFAFEDIDPQAPVHVLIIPKKHIATLMDVPDQEEMLMGRMILVAKKIATLKNVHHRGFRLVINCNPEGGQSVYHLHLHLLGGRGMRWPPG; encoded by the coding sequence ATGAGGAGATGTATTTTTTGCCAGATCGTTAAAAAAGAGCTTCCGAGTACCGTTGTGTATGAAGATGATCAGGTTTTTGCCTTTGAAGATATCGATCCTCAAGCTCCGGTTCATGTTCTCATCATTCCCAAAAAGCATATAGCTACTTTAATGGATGTTCCAGATCAGGAAGAGATGCTCATGGGAAGAATGATCCTGGTAGCAAAAAAAATTGCGACTTTAAAAAACGTTCATCATCGTGGGTTCCGATTGGTTATAAATTGTAATCCCGAAGGGGGACAGTCGGTTTACCATCTTCATCTCCATCTTTTAGGGGGGAGAGGTATGAGATGGCCGCCGGGTTAG
- the hisI gene encoding phosphoribosyl-AMP cyclohydrolase → MTALRFDSNGLIPAIVQDAENNEVLMMGYMNRTALEKTFETGKVYFWSRSRKKLWTKGETSGHYQFVREVFLDCDGDCLLIKVEQVVGACHEGYRSCFYRRLEKDLETSTIIQEKVFDEKKVYGS, encoded by the coding sequence ATGACAGCGCTCAGATTTGATTCAAATGGTTTAATTCCGGCCATTGTTCAAGATGCAGAAAATAATGAGGTCCTCATGATGGGTTATATGAACCGTACCGCCTTAGAAAAAACCTTTGAGACGGGTAAAGTTTATTTTTGGAGCCGATCCCGGAAGAAGTTATGGACAAAAGGAGAAACTTCCGGTCATTATCAATTTGTACGGGAGGTATTTTTGGATTGTGATGGGGATTGTCTGTTAATTAAAGTGGAACAGGTGGTCGGTGCGTGCCATGAAGGTTATCGTAGTTGTTTTTACAGGCGCCTGGAGAAGGATTTAGAAACCAGTACTATCATTCAGGAAAAGGTGTTCGATGAAAAGAAGGTTTACGGATCATGA
- a CDS encoding S41 family peptidase, with protein MYQRIKNHKIFTLIVIFSLVFGISLTSKVLATQSNAYEKLKILSEVLYLIQTNYVEEVNTQDLIYGAINGMLKVLDPHSSFMPPDVYQEMQVETKGSFGGLGIQIAIKDNQLTVIAPIEDTPAYRAGIEAGDKIVKIEDKPTKDMTLMDAVKMLRGPKGTKVTITIMREGFEKPKDFVLTRDVIEIKSVSWKVLEGNIGYIRLKQFQENTADELETALDKLEEAGIKAMILDLRNDPGGLLNAAVDVADKFLEKGKLIVYTKGRAKNQDMRFVARQGATHPYHPLVVLVNHGSASASEIVAGAIQDHGRGLIVGTKTFGKGSVQSVVPLSDNSGLRLTTAKYYTPNGRTIHEKGIIPDVIVELPKSGQDTEEAALEALSKEKPKEKSESSDKGKSPQVPTEKGTQPESKNPSDSSQQKTGEGSDTSKEGKEETVKKDPQLEKDVQLQRAVDILKGIMIFEKQKLMEAKKP; from the coding sequence ATGTATCAAAGGATCAAGAACCATAAGATATTTACCCTCATTGTCATCTTCAGTCTAGTCTTTGGGATTAGTCTGACTTCAAAAGTTCTTGCCACCCAATCTAACGCCTATGAAAAGCTGAAAATACTCAGCGAAGTTTTATACTTAATCCAAACCAATTATGTTGAAGAGGTGAATACGCAGGACTTGATTTACGGGGCCATCAATGGAATGCTTAAAGTTTTAGATCCCCATAGTTCTTTTATGCCCCCGGATGTTTATCAGGAAATGCAGGTAGAAACCAAAGGGAGTTTTGGGGGGTTAGGGATTCAAATTGCCATTAAGGATAATCAATTAACCGTCATTGCCCCTATTGAAGATACGCCTGCGTATCGTGCCGGGATTGAGGCTGGAGATAAGATCGTTAAAATAGAAGACAAGCCGACGAAGGATATGACGCTGATGGATGCTGTGAAAATGCTTCGAGGTCCTAAAGGAACTAAAGTAACCATCACCATCATGCGGGAAGGATTCGAGAAACCCAAAGATTTCGTTTTAACCCGGGATGTCATCGAGATAAAAAGTGTTAGCTGGAAAGTCTTGGAAGGAAATATCGGATATATTCGGTTAAAACAGTTCCAGGAAAATACGGCCGATGAGCTTGAGACGGCATTGGACAAACTAGAAGAAGCCGGCATCAAAGCCATGATCCTGGATCTGCGTAATGATCCGGGCGGACTCCTCAATGCAGCGGTAGATGTAGCCGATAAATTCCTGGAGAAAGGTAAGTTGATTGTCTATACCAAGGGTCGGGCGAAAAATCAGGATATGCGTTTTGTGGCCCGTCAAGGAGCTACCCATCCTTACCATCCCCTGGTGGTATTGGTTAATCACGGAAGTGCCAGTGCTTCTGAAATCGTTGCCGGGGCCATTCAGGATCATGGAAGAGGCCTTATTGTAGGAACCAAAACCTTTGGTAAAGGTTCTGTACAGAGCGTCGTACCTCTTTCAGATAATTCAGGACTTCGGCTGACTACCGCTAAATATTATACCCCCAATGGACGAACAATCCATGAAAAGGGAATTATCCCCGATGTAATCGTTGAGCTTCCTAAATCGGGCCAGGATACCGAAGAAGCGGCTCTGGAAGCTTTATCAAAGGAAAAACCTAAAGAAAAATCCGAATCTTCCGATAAGGGAAAATCCCCACAGGTCCCAACCGAAAAGGGCACACAGCCGGAAAGTAAAAATCCATCGGATAGCTCTCAACAGAAAACCGGTGAAGGCAGTGATACGAGTAAAGAAGGAAAAGAAGAAACGGTTAAAAAAGATCCCCAACTGGAAAAAGATGTTCAGTTACAACGGGCTGTGGATATCCTCAAAGGGATCATGATATTCGAAAAACAAAAACTGATGGAGGCGAAAAAGCCTTAA